In Clarias gariepinus isolate MV-2021 ecotype Netherlands chromosome 1, CGAR_prim_01v2, whole genome shotgun sequence, one DNA window encodes the following:
- the cd99l2 gene encoding CD99 antigen-like protein 2 isoform X6 — protein sequence MRRFSVWPLLALFSLLALRGLAQEFSLEDALDENDDPLPTTPKPKANEKPGGAGTGGGFDLVDFFGPTEAPPVKPKDPVKPKDPVKPKDPAKPKDPVKPKDPVKPKDPAKPTSKPKGRLTDQDLIDISEDAGYHPDEEKGGKKGSGGVVDPADDGEYDTMAETGTIAGIVSAVAMALVGAVSSYISYQKKKFCFSIQQSLNADMVKAENPEAVVAQEPQVQQTLLQPPNAEPPTEDNVV from the exons ATGCGGAGGTTTTCGGTTTGGCCTCTTTTGGCCCTTTTTTCCCTGTTAGCACTGCGAG GTCTGGCACAGGAGTTCAGCTTGGAGGACGCTTTAGATGAAAATGATGATCCACTGCCTA CTACTCCTAAGCCCAAGGCAAACGAAAAGCCTGGAGGAGCAGGTACAGGTGGAG GATTCGatcttgtggatttttttggcCCGACTGAAGCGCCTCCAGTTAAACCCAAAGACCCTGTCAAGCCCAAAGACCCTGTCAAGCCCAAAGACCCTGCTAAGCCCAAAGATCCTGTCAAGCCCAAAGACCCTGTCAAGCCTAAAGATCCTGCTAAGCCCACATCCAAACCCAAAG GCAGGCTAACAGATCAAGACCTAATAGATATAAGTGAAGATGCAGGCTATCACCCAGACGAAGAGAAAG gagGTAAAAAAGGTTCAGGTGGTGTTGTGGACCCTGCTGATGATGGTGAATATg ACACCATGGCAGAGACTGGCACCATCGCTGGTATCGTAAGTGCTGTTGCCATGGCGCTGGTTGGAGCAGTCAGCAGCTATATCTCCTACCAGAAGAAAAAGTTCTGCTTCAGCATACAGC AGTCTCTGAATGCAGATATGGTTAAAGCCGAGAATCCCGAAGCCGTCGTGGCTCAGGAGCCTCAAG ttCAACAAACTCTCCTTCAGCCCCCGAACGCTGAGCCGCCCACAGAGGACAACGTGGTGTAA
- the cd99l2 gene encoding CD99 antigen-like protein 2 isoform X4, producing MRRFSVWPLLALFSLLALRGLAQEFSLEDALDENDDPLPTTPKPKANEKPGGAGTGGGFDLVDFFGPTEAPPVKPKDPVKPKDPVKPKDPAKPKDPVKPKDPVKPKDPAKPTSKPKGADDLDLADALKPEYDKKNQDDKGFGGGDSRPGTRGGEGGRLTDQDLIDISEDAGYHPDEEKGGKKGSGGVVDPADDGEYDTMAETGTIAGIVSAVAMALVGAVSSYISYQKKKFCFSIQQSLNADMVKAENPEAVVAQEPQVQQTLLQPPNAEPPTEDNVV from the exons ATGCGGAGGTTTTCGGTTTGGCCTCTTTTGGCCCTTTTTTCCCTGTTAGCACTGCGAG GTCTGGCACAGGAGTTCAGCTTGGAGGACGCTTTAGATGAAAATGATGATCCACTGCCTA CTACTCCTAAGCCCAAGGCAAACGAAAAGCCTGGAGGAGCAGGTACAGGTGGAG GATTCGatcttgtggatttttttggcCCGACTGAAGCGCCTCCAGTTAAACCCAAAGACCCTGTCAAGCCCAAAGACCCTGTCAAGCCCAAAGACCCTGCTAAGCCCAAAGATCCTGTCAAGCCCAAAGACCCTGTCAAGCCTAAAGATCCTGCTAAGCCCACATCCAAACCCAAAG GTGCAGATGATCTTGACCTTGCTGATGCTTTGAAGCCtgaatatgacaaaaaaaatcaagacg ATAAAGGCTTTGGAGGAGGTGACAGCAGGCCTGGTACTAGAGGTGGAGAAGGTG GCAGGCTAACAGATCAAGACCTAATAGATATAAGTGAAGATGCAGGCTATCACCCAGACGAAGAGAAAG gagGTAAAAAAGGTTCAGGTGGTGTTGTGGACCCTGCTGATGATGGTGAATATg ACACCATGGCAGAGACTGGCACCATCGCTGGTATCGTAAGTGCTGTTGCCATGGCGCTGGTTGGAGCAGTCAGCAGCTATATCTCCTACCAGAAGAAAAAGTTCTGCTTCAGCATACAGC AGTCTCTGAATGCAGATATGGTTAAAGCCGAGAATCCCGAAGCCGTCGTGGCTCAGGAGCCTCAAG ttCAACAAACTCTCCTTCAGCCCCCGAACGCTGAGCCGCCCACAGAGGACAACGTGGTGTAA
- the cd99l2 gene encoding CD99 antigen-like protein 2 isoform X2, with amino-acid sequence MRRFSVWPLLALFSLLALRGLAQEFSLEDALDENDDPLPTTPKPKANEKPGGAGTGGGFDLVDFFGPTEAPPVKPKDPVKPKDPVKPKDPAKPKDPVKPKDPVKPKDPAKPTSKPKEETHADYSGPTLRPSLLPLATSSPLQPSAPTFMAGADDLDLADALKPEYDKKNQDGRLTDQDLIDISEDAGYHPDEEKGGKKGSGGVVDPADDGEYDTMAETGTIAGIVSAVAMALVGAVSSYISYQKKKFCFSIQQSLNADMVKAENPEAVVAQEPQVQQTLLQPPNAEPPTEDNVV; translated from the exons ATGCGGAGGTTTTCGGTTTGGCCTCTTTTGGCCCTTTTTTCCCTGTTAGCACTGCGAG GTCTGGCACAGGAGTTCAGCTTGGAGGACGCTTTAGATGAAAATGATGATCCACTGCCTA CTACTCCTAAGCCCAAGGCAAACGAAAAGCCTGGAGGAGCAGGTACAGGTGGAG GATTCGatcttgtggatttttttggcCCGACTGAAGCGCCTCCAGTTAAACCCAAAGACCCTGTCAAGCCCAAAGACCCTGTCAAGCCCAAAGACCCTGCTAAGCCCAAAGATCCTGTCAAGCCCAAAGACCCTGTCAAGCCTAAAGATCCTGCTAAGCCCACATCCAAACCCAAAG AGGAGACCCACGCTGATTACTCTGGGCCAACCTTGCGGCCTTCTCTGTTGCCCCTCGCAACGTCCAGCCCCCTCCAACCCTCAGCCCCGACTTTTATGGCTG GTGCAGATGATCTTGACCTTGCTGATGCTTTGAAGCCtgaatatgacaaaaaaaatcaagacg GCAGGCTAACAGATCAAGACCTAATAGATATAAGTGAAGATGCAGGCTATCACCCAGACGAAGAGAAAG gagGTAAAAAAGGTTCAGGTGGTGTTGTGGACCCTGCTGATGATGGTGAATATg ACACCATGGCAGAGACTGGCACCATCGCTGGTATCGTAAGTGCTGTTGCCATGGCGCTGGTTGGAGCAGTCAGCAGCTATATCTCCTACCAGAAGAAAAAGTTCTGCTTCAGCATACAGC AGTCTCTGAATGCAGATATGGTTAAAGCCGAGAATCCCGAAGCCGTCGTGGCTCAGGAGCCTCAAG ttCAACAAACTCTCCTTCAGCCCCCGAACGCTGAGCCGCCCACAGAGGACAACGTGGTGTAA
- the cd99l2 gene encoding CD99 antigen-like protein 2 isoform X3, whose protein sequence is MRRFSVWPLLALFSLLALRATPKPKANEKPGGAGTGGGFDLVDFFGPTEAPPVKPKDPVKPKDPVKPKDPAKPKDPVKPKDPVKPKDPAKPTSKPKEETHADYSGPTLRPSLLPLATSSPLQPSAPTFMAGADDLDLADALKPEYDKKNQDDKGFGGGDSRPGTRGGEGGRLTDQDLIDISEDAGYHPDEEKGGKKGSGGVVDPADDGEYDTMAETGTIAGIVSAVAMALVGAVSSYISYQKKKFCFSIQQSLNADMVKAENPEAVVAQEPQVQQTLLQPPNAEPPTEDNVV, encoded by the exons ATGCGGAGGTTTTCGGTTTGGCCTCTTTTGGCCCTTTTTTCCCTGTTAGCACTGCGAG CTACTCCTAAGCCCAAGGCAAACGAAAAGCCTGGAGGAGCAGGTACAGGTGGAG GATTCGatcttgtggatttttttggcCCGACTGAAGCGCCTCCAGTTAAACCCAAAGACCCTGTCAAGCCCAAAGACCCTGTCAAGCCCAAAGACCCTGCTAAGCCCAAAGATCCTGTCAAGCCCAAAGACCCTGTCAAGCCTAAAGATCCTGCTAAGCCCACATCCAAACCCAAAG AGGAGACCCACGCTGATTACTCTGGGCCAACCTTGCGGCCTTCTCTGTTGCCCCTCGCAACGTCCAGCCCCCTCCAACCCTCAGCCCCGACTTTTATGGCTG GTGCAGATGATCTTGACCTTGCTGATGCTTTGAAGCCtgaatatgacaaaaaaaatcaagacg ATAAAGGCTTTGGAGGAGGTGACAGCAGGCCTGGTACTAGAGGTGGAGAAGGTG GCAGGCTAACAGATCAAGACCTAATAGATATAAGTGAAGATGCAGGCTATCACCCAGACGAAGAGAAAG gagGTAAAAAAGGTTCAGGTGGTGTTGTGGACCCTGCTGATGATGGTGAATATg ACACCATGGCAGAGACTGGCACCATCGCTGGTATCGTAAGTGCTGTTGCCATGGCGCTGGTTGGAGCAGTCAGCAGCTATATCTCCTACCAGAAGAAAAAGTTCTGCTTCAGCATACAGC AGTCTCTGAATGCAGATATGGTTAAAGCCGAGAATCCCGAAGCCGTCGTGGCTCAGGAGCCTCAAG ttCAACAAACTCTCCTTCAGCCCCCGAACGCTGAGCCGCCCACAGAGGACAACGTGGTGTAA
- the cd99l2 gene encoding CD99 antigen-like protein 2 isoform X1, whose product MRRFSVWPLLALFSLLALRGLAQEFSLEDALDENDDPLPTTPKPKANEKPGGAGTGGGFDLVDFFGPTEAPPVKPKDPVKPKDPVKPKDPAKPKDPVKPKDPVKPKDPAKPTSKPKEETHADYSGPTLRPSLLPLATSSPLQPSAPTFMAGADDLDLADALKPEYDKKNQDDKGFGGGDSRPGTRGGEGGRLTDQDLIDISEDAGYHPDEEKGGKKGSGGVVDPADDGEYDTMAETGTIAGIVSAVAMALVGAVSSYISYQKKKFCFSIQQSLNADMVKAENPEAVVAQEPQVQQTLLQPPNAEPPTEDNVV is encoded by the exons ATGCGGAGGTTTTCGGTTTGGCCTCTTTTGGCCCTTTTTTCCCTGTTAGCACTGCGAG GTCTGGCACAGGAGTTCAGCTTGGAGGACGCTTTAGATGAAAATGATGATCCACTGCCTA CTACTCCTAAGCCCAAGGCAAACGAAAAGCCTGGAGGAGCAGGTACAGGTGGAG GATTCGatcttgtggatttttttggcCCGACTGAAGCGCCTCCAGTTAAACCCAAAGACCCTGTCAAGCCCAAAGACCCTGTCAAGCCCAAAGACCCTGCTAAGCCCAAAGATCCTGTCAAGCCCAAAGACCCTGTCAAGCCTAAAGATCCTGCTAAGCCCACATCCAAACCCAAAG AGGAGACCCACGCTGATTACTCTGGGCCAACCTTGCGGCCTTCTCTGTTGCCCCTCGCAACGTCCAGCCCCCTCCAACCCTCAGCCCCGACTTTTATGGCTG GTGCAGATGATCTTGACCTTGCTGATGCTTTGAAGCCtgaatatgacaaaaaaaatcaagacg ATAAAGGCTTTGGAGGAGGTGACAGCAGGCCTGGTACTAGAGGTGGAGAAGGTG GCAGGCTAACAGATCAAGACCTAATAGATATAAGTGAAGATGCAGGCTATCACCCAGACGAAGAGAAAG gagGTAAAAAAGGTTCAGGTGGTGTTGTGGACCCTGCTGATGATGGTGAATATg ACACCATGGCAGAGACTGGCACCATCGCTGGTATCGTAAGTGCTGTTGCCATGGCGCTGGTTGGAGCAGTCAGCAGCTATATCTCCTACCAGAAGAAAAAGTTCTGCTTCAGCATACAGC AGTCTCTGAATGCAGATATGGTTAAAGCCGAGAATCCCGAAGCCGTCGTGGCTCAGGAGCCTCAAG ttCAACAAACTCTCCTTCAGCCCCCGAACGCTGAGCCGCCCACAGAGGACAACGTGGTGTAA
- the cd99l2 gene encoding CD99 antigen-like protein 2 isoform X5, translating into MRRFSVWPLLALFSLLALRGLAQEFSLEDALDENDDPLPTTPKPKANEKPGGAGTGGGFDLVDFFGPTEAPPVKPKDPVKPKDPVKPKDPAKPKDPVKPKDPVKPKDPAKPTSKPKGADDLDLADALKPEYDKKNQDGRLTDQDLIDISEDAGYHPDEEKGGKKGSGGVVDPADDGEYDTMAETGTIAGIVSAVAMALVGAVSSYISYQKKKFCFSIQQSLNADMVKAENPEAVVAQEPQVQQTLLQPPNAEPPTEDNVV; encoded by the exons ATGCGGAGGTTTTCGGTTTGGCCTCTTTTGGCCCTTTTTTCCCTGTTAGCACTGCGAG GTCTGGCACAGGAGTTCAGCTTGGAGGACGCTTTAGATGAAAATGATGATCCACTGCCTA CTACTCCTAAGCCCAAGGCAAACGAAAAGCCTGGAGGAGCAGGTACAGGTGGAG GATTCGatcttgtggatttttttggcCCGACTGAAGCGCCTCCAGTTAAACCCAAAGACCCTGTCAAGCCCAAAGACCCTGTCAAGCCCAAAGACCCTGCTAAGCCCAAAGATCCTGTCAAGCCCAAAGACCCTGTCAAGCCTAAAGATCCTGCTAAGCCCACATCCAAACCCAAAG GTGCAGATGATCTTGACCTTGCTGATGCTTTGAAGCCtgaatatgacaaaaaaaatcaagacg GCAGGCTAACAGATCAAGACCTAATAGATATAAGTGAAGATGCAGGCTATCACCCAGACGAAGAGAAAG gagGTAAAAAAGGTTCAGGTGGTGTTGTGGACCCTGCTGATGATGGTGAATATg ACACCATGGCAGAGACTGGCACCATCGCTGGTATCGTAAGTGCTGTTGCCATGGCGCTGGTTGGAGCAGTCAGCAGCTATATCTCCTACCAGAAGAAAAAGTTCTGCTTCAGCATACAGC AGTCTCTGAATGCAGATATGGTTAAAGCCGAGAATCCCGAAGCCGTCGTGGCTCAGGAGCCTCAAG ttCAACAAACTCTCCTTCAGCCCCCGAACGCTGAGCCGCCCACAGAGGACAACGTGGTGTAA